GTCAGCTCCCGCAGGTTGTACCCATGCCGGAACATCACCAGCGGCGCCCCCTCCAGATCCGCGATCCGGATCCGGCCGCCCCGCCCCGGGGCCGGCTCCTCGGGGGAGGACACCACCACCAGGTCCTCGTGCAGCAGTTCCACCGTGGTCAGCGCCGGAGAGGCGGCCGGCAGGGGCAGCACCACCAGCGCCAGATCGAGCGCTCCCCGCGCCAGCTGACGCACGAGGTCGTGCGAGCCGCCCTCCTCCAGCAGCAGCCGCACCCCCGGATGCCGGTCGTGGAAGGCGCGCAGCATGTCCGGCAGCAGCCCGGTGCACAGGCTCGGCGTCGCTCCCAGCCGCACCCGGCCGCTGCGCAGCGAGACCAGCTCCTGGACCTCCTGCCGTGCCGTCTCCGCGTCGGCGAGGATCCGCCGGGCGAGCGGCAGCAGGGCCTCACCCGCGTCGGTGAGGGCGATGTTGCCCCGGGCCCGGCTGAACAGATCAGCGCCCAGCTCCGTCTCCAGCGCCCGGATCTGCTGGGAGAGCGAGGGCTGCGACACGTGCACCGCCTCGGCGGCCCGGGTGAAGTGCCGGGCCTCGGCGACGGCCACGAAGTAGGTGAGCTGCTGGAAGTGCATAAGCCGACCATAACCTTTGTCGATAGTCAACGACTATGGAGATCAGCCGCTCCATGTGTTGGACTGATCGGACCTTCGCCCCTACCGTCGTGTCCATGGCATTGGCAACGCGGACGGACCGACGGCCGTCGATGACGCGTACGCTCTGGGACTCGACCGTCGGCAAGAAGACGATCATGGCCGTGACCGGTCTGGTCATGCTCGGATATCTCG
The nucleotide sequence above comes from Streptomyces sp. NBC_01116. Encoded proteins:
- a CDS encoding LysR family transcriptional regulator, which codes for MHFQQLTYFVAVAEARHFTRAAEAVHVSQPSLSQQIRALETELGADLFSRARGNIALTDAGEALLPLARRILADAETARQEVQELVSLRSGRVRLGATPSLCTGLLPDMLRAFHDRHPGVRLLLEEGGSHDLVRQLARGALDLALVVLPLPAASPALTTVELLHEDLVVVSSPEEPAPGRGGRIRIADLEGAPLVMFRHGYNLRELTLAACRAEGFEPTFTVEGGEMDAVLGFVRAGLGIAVVPSMAAARAGHDLRRTPLAGAGLRRTIALAHRSDVAPPRAARELQRMLLEHRPASS